The Candidatus Bathyarchaeia archaeon genome includes a window with the following:
- a CDS encoding ArsR family transcriptional regulator, with product MAKSWRSTPLPVLVIETLKRLGSSSDEELLRNLKKDVGDISSSALNQILLKLEIRGVIRASNLTKGRKKIELVS from the coding sequence ATGGCGAAGTCTTGGAGGTCAACCCCCCTACCGGTACTGGTAATAGAGACCCTAAAGAGGTTGGGGTCTTCCTCAGACGAGGAGCTGCTGAGGAATCTGAAGAAGGATGTGGGCGACATCTCTAGCTCAGCTCTTAACCAGATCTTGTTAAAGCTTGAGATTCGCGGTGTCATTAGAGCCTCAAACTTGACTAAAGGTAGAAAGAAGATTGAACTGGTCAGCTAA
- a CDS encoding CDC48 family AAA ATPase has protein sequence MATEIQLRVSEAKQRDVGRGKARISQKAMDQLNVVAGDVLEIRSKKVTAAIAWPAYPEDQGLDIIRIDGLIRRNSGASLNEYVTVSKANAQTAQSVTLAPVDVRIEFDPDFANFVKSRLLEMPLVEGDVVLLSVFGNAMPFSVVRARPSGIVKVTPSTNLQVLSEPSPEKKGIPRVTYEDIGGLHTEVQRIREMVELPLRHPELFQRLGIDPPKGVLLHGPPGCGKTLLAKAVANESHAYFININGPEIMSKFYGESEARLREIFQKAQENVPSIIFIDELDSIAPKREEVVGEVEKRVVAQLLSLLDGLQSRGDIIVIGATNVPNALDPALRRPGRFDREIEIGVPDKDGRYEILLIHTRGMPLSEDVDLKRLSEITHGYTGADIAALCREAAMKALRRYLPDIDLEEKIPSSTLQSMEIKMEDFMSAYREVTPTAMREVYIEVPNVHWDDIGGLEKVKSALIEAVEWPIKYPSAFSRIGIKPPKGILLYGPPGCGKTLLAKAVATESESNFISIKGPEVFSKWVGESEKAIREVFRKARMAAPALIFFDEFDAIVPRRGMGYADQGVSERVISQLLTEMDGIISLENIVVLAATNRPDILDPAVLRPGRFDRLVYVPPPDDKSRLQILKIYVKNMPLAKDVNLEELASMIKGYSGADIQALCREAGLTALRRNINAKEVTRDDFMEALSKVGPSLTPDVEKFYELFAQSFKRAEKALMPSPIA, from the coding sequence TTGGCAACTGAGATTCAACTACGCGTTTCCGAAGCCAAACAGCGGGATGTGGGTAGAGGAAAGGCTAGAATCAGCCAGAAGGCCATGGATCAACTTAACGTTGTAGCTGGAGATGTTCTGGAGATAAGAAGTAAAAAGGTTACTGCTGCTATCGCTTGGCCTGCCTACCCAGAGGATCAAGGCTTGGACATAATTAGGATAGACGGTTTAATCAGGAGGAATAGTGGGGCTTCTCTGAACGAATATGTAACGGTTTCAAAGGCGAATGCCCAGACTGCTCAGTCTGTAACTCTGGCGCCAGTAGACGTGAGAATCGAATTCGACCCTGACTTCGCAAACTTTGTGAAATCACGTCTCTTAGAGATGCCCTTAGTTGAGGGTGATGTAGTTTTACTTTCAGTCTTTGGGAACGCCATGCCTTTCTCCGTGGTGAGGGCGCGACCTAGTGGAATCGTTAAAGTTACACCTTCTACAAACCTCCAAGTCCTCAGCGAACCCAGCCCTGAGAAGAAGGGAATTCCCCGTGTTACCTATGAGGACATTGGCGGGCTTCACACTGAGGTTCAACGGATCAGGGAGATGGTGGAACTTCCTCTGAGACACCCGGAGCTCTTCCAGAGGCTCGGAATAGACCCTCCTAAAGGAGTTCTGCTTCACGGTCCTCCTGGGTGTGGTAAGACGCTCCTAGCAAAAGCTGTAGCGAACGAGTCACATGCATACTTCATAAACATAAATGGCCCTGAGATCATGAGCAAGTTTTATGGCGAGTCGGAGGCTAGGTTGAGGGAGATCTTCCAGAAGGCACAGGAGAACGTCCCCTCCATTATCTTCATTGATGAACTAGATTCCATAGCGCCAAAGAGGGAGGAAGTTGTAGGGGAGGTCGAGAAGAGGGTTGTGGCTCAACTTCTCTCGCTCCTCGACGGTCTTCAAAGTCGAGGGGACATAATAGTCATTGGCGCAACTAATGTGCCTAATGCTCTCGATCCAGCCTTGAGGAGGCCCGGTAGGTTTGACAGGGAGATTGAGATAGGAGTTCCGGACAAAGATGGAAGGTATGAGATTCTATTGATACATACGAGAGGCATGCCGCTGAGTGAGGATGTGGATCTCAAGAGGCTCAGCGAGATAACCCACGGCTATACTGGGGCTGATATTGCAGCCCTATGTCGAGAGGCAGCCATGAAGGCTCTGAGACGGTATCTCCCCGACATAGACCTCGAAGAGAAGATTCCCTCCTCTACGCTTCAGTCTATGGAGATAAAGATGGAGGACTTTATGTCGGCTTACAGAGAAGTAACTCCAACAGCCATGAGGGAGGTCTACATCGAAGTTCCAAATGTACACTGGGATGATATTGGCGGACTCGAGAAGGTGAAGTCAGCACTCATCGAGGCTGTAGAGTGGCCAATAAAATATCCATCCGCCTTCTCAAGGATCGGAATAAAGCCTCCAAAAGGGATACTCCTTTACGGTCCTCCTGGGTGTGGTAAGACGCTCCTAGCGAAAGCTGTGGCTACTGAGAGCGAATCAAACTTCATCTCCATAAAAGGTCCTGAAGTGTTCAGTAAGTGGGTAGGCGAGTCGGAGAAAGCCATTAGGGAAGTATTCAGGAAGGCAAGAATGGCAGCTCCAGCGCTCATCTTCTTTGATGAGTTTGACGCTATCGTGCCGAGGAGGGGCATGGGTTACGCAGATCAAGGTGTGTCTGAACGAGTTATAAGTCAACTGTTGACCGAGATGGACGGTATAATTTCACTGGAGAACATAGTTGTTCTGGCTGCTACTAATCGGCCCGATATACTTGATCCAGCGGTACTTCGTCCCGGCAGATTTGATAGGCTAGTATATGTTCCACCACCAGACGATAAGTCGAGGCTTCAAATCCTCAAAATCTACGTCAAAAATATGCCCTTAGCCAAAGATGTGAACCTTGAAGAGCTAGCGTCCATGATTAAAGGCTACAGTGGCGCTGACATTCAAGCTCTTTGCAGAGAGGCTGGGCTTACTGCTTTAAGAAGAAACATTAACGCAAAAGAGGTTACTAGGGATGACTTTATGGAGGCTTTGAGTAAAGTTGGGCCTAGTTTGACTCCAGATGTTGAGAAGTTCTACGAACTATTCGCCCAGAGCTTTAAGAGGGCGGAGAAGGCACTTATGCCCTCACCCATCGCGTAA
- a CDS encoding elongation factor 1-beta: MGLIVSSFKVFPSGPEIDLNLLREGIKRAMPEGVTVQRFGEEPIAFGLVALHVDIVMPEDSAGMMEKIEEILRSIDGVSQIDTLMVRRLSVFR, translated from the coding sequence ATGGGTCTAATAGTTTCTTCCTTCAAAGTGTTCCCTTCCGGACCGGAGATAGACTTAAACTTGTTAAGGGAGGGGATAAAAAGGGCTATGCCTGAGGGGGTAACCGTCCAACGTTTCGGTGAGGAGCCAATAGCCTTCGGCCTCGTCGCGTTGCATGTCGATATCGTGATGCCCGAAGATTCTGCTGGAATGATGGAGAAGATTGAGGAGATATTGCGCAGCATAGACGGTGTGAGTCAAATAGATACTCTGATGGTTAGAAGATTATCTGTGTTCAGGTAA
- a CDS encoding zinc finger domain-containing protein — MSEQVKVKMPVCIWCEKMVVPTEFFVKFPCPNCGEVTITRCQRCRALSRPYRCPKCGFTGP; from the coding sequence GTGAGCGAGCAAGTAAAGGTCAAGATGCCGGTCTGCATTTGGTGCGAGAAAATGGTCGTTCCAACCGAGTTCTTTGTGAAGTTTCCCTGCCCAAATTGTGGCGAGGTTACGATAACTAGGTGCCAAAGGTGTCGGGCTCTTAGCAGGCCCTATCGGTGCCCTAAATGTGGCTTCACCGGACCATAG
- the pth2 gene encoding peptidyl-tRNA hydrolase Pth2 — MYTNTEFEFTQNIIVRTDLKMSKGKICGQIAHAAVAAAEEARKRRPEWWHRWIEEGQRKIILKVNSLEELMILKRRAEFLQIPSALIEDRGLTELPPGTVTCLGVGPAPVPLVDQITHKLPLF; from the coding sequence ATGTACACTAACACCGAGTTCGAGTTCACTCAGAATATTATAGTGAGAACCGACTTGAAGATGTCAAAAGGTAAGATCTGCGGTCAGATCGCACATGCTGCAGTCGCAGCTGCAGAGGAGGCTAGAAAGAGGCGTCCTGAGTGGTGGCACCGTTGGATTGAAGAGGGGCAGCGCAAAATCATCCTTAAGGTAAACTCCCTAGAAGAGTTGATGATCTTGAAGAGGCGCGCGGAGTTTCTCCAAATCCCTTCGGCGCTAATCGAGGACAGAGGCCTCACAGAACTCCCCCCAGGCACTGTAACCTGCTTAGGCGTCGGCCCGGCACCTGTGCCGTTAGTAGATCAAATCACCCATAAGTTGCCCCTATTCTGA
- the gatB gene encoding Asp-tRNA(Asn)/Glu-tRNA(Gln) amidotransferase subunit GatB, which translates to MDEVKIGLEVHCQLTALKSKLFCGCSADYRGAPPNSHVCPVCLGLPGSLPVLNSKAIDLAVMVAIALNCKIAETTLFFRKNYYYPDLPKNFQISQYDRAGGVPIASEGYVTFRVDREKKTVRVRRVHLEEDPGKLHYPGTIETAPYVLVDYNRSGVALLEIVTEPELTSPRDARVFLQKLRSILEHLGVSDGSLEGAMRCDANISFGGGGRVEVKNISSFKEVERALGFEIVRQRDLVKRGAYVKMETRHWDDVRRVTISLRTKEEEQDYRYFPEPDLVPVRISAEKIERLSRDMPELPEARRERLMREYGLPEYDADVLTSDRAMANFFERCVAVYGKPKPVANWLMGDVLQCLHTLDVDIDQAKITPEHLAEMLKLMDDGVISIKIAKKLLWDMMKTGVTPARIVEDKGLIRITDWPTLENLAEKVFIEYPQAVKDAMIDDKAVHYLVGQLMALTKGRADPEVANQVIRKKLESLKAGCPSE; encoded by the coding sequence ATGGACGAGGTTAAGATCGGTTTAGAGGTTCACTGTCAGCTCACAGCCTTAAAGTCGAAACTCTTCTGCGGGTGCTCCGCAGACTATAGGGGTGCTCCTCCAAACTCTCATGTCTGTCCAGTATGCCTCGGGCTGCCAGGCTCTCTCCCGGTGCTTAACTCTAAAGCCATCGACTTGGCGGTAATGGTAGCTATTGCTCTCAACTGTAAGATTGCTGAGACAACTCTCTTTTTTAGGAAGAACTACTATTACCCCGACCTCCCAAAGAACTTTCAGATATCACAATACGATAGAGCTGGGGGCGTCCCGATTGCTTCGGAAGGGTATGTAACCTTCAGGGTGGACAGGGAGAAGAAGACGGTAAGGGTGCGGAGGGTTCACTTGGAGGAGGACCCAGGGAAACTTCATTACCCTGGCACTATAGAGACTGCCCCATACGTCCTCGTCGACTACAACCGGTCTGGGGTGGCTTTATTAGAGATAGTCACCGAACCTGAGTTAACATCCCCAAGAGACGCGCGAGTCTTCCTTCAGAAGCTTAGATCTATACTCGAACATTTGGGTGTGTCAGATGGAAGCCTCGAGGGGGCGATGCGCTGTGACGCCAATATATCATTCGGCGGCGGAGGGCGGGTTGAAGTGAAGAACATATCCTCCTTCAAAGAGGTAGAGCGGGCTTTAGGCTTCGAGATAGTTCGCCAGAGAGACCTCGTGAAGCGGGGTGCCTATGTGAAGATGGAGACCCGTCACTGGGATGATGTGAGGCGAGTGACAATCTCGTTGAGGACTAAGGAAGAGGAACAAGACTACCGTTACTTCCCAGAACCAGACCTAGTTCCCGTCAGGATATCAGCCGAGAAGATTGAAAGGCTATCGAGAGATATGCCTGAGCTTCCTGAAGCTAGGCGCGAGCGGCTCATGAGAGAGTACGGTCTACCTGAATATGATGCTGACGTCTTAACTAGCGACCGTGCGATGGCTAACTTCTTTGAGAGGTGTGTAGCGGTCTATGGCAAACCTAAACCGGTTGCCAACTGGCTTATGGGGGATGTTCTTCAATGTCTCCATACTCTCGATGTGGACATAGACCAAGCTAAGATTACGCCTGAACATCTTGCTGAGATGTTGAAGCTGATGGATGACGGTGTCATCAGTATAAAGATAGCTAAGAAGCTATTATGGGATATGATGAAAACCGGGGTGACGCCCGCGCGGATAGTCGAGGATAAGGGCCTCATCCGCATCACAGACTGGCCAACTCTAGAAAACCTTGCCGAGAAGGTTTTCATCGAGTACCCTCAAGCTGTCAAGGACGCCATGATCGACGATAAGGCAGTCCACTACCTTGTTGGGCAATTGATGGCATTGACGAAAGGTAGGGCAGATCCTGAAGTTGCAAATCAGGTTATTAGAAAAAAACTCGAAAGCTTGAAGGCCGGCTGCCCGTCAGAATAG
- the gatA gene encoding Asp-tRNA(Asn)/Glu-tRNA(Gln) amidotransferase subunit GatA: protein MKLSSLNACGLLRLILSREVSAEEVVASVYERIEEVEKRIRAFITLPKEAAFQRAREIDEKIKKGEKIGRLAGLPIAVKDNICTRGIKTTCASKMLESFIPPYDATVVEKITAEDGIIIGKTNMDEFAMGTSTETSYFGPTCNPWDTTRVPGGSSGGSAAAVASGEAALALGSDTGGSIRCPASFCGTVGLKPTYGLVSRYGLIAYANSLEQIGPLGRTVADCALLLEVIAGRDFRDSTSVESKGGYLGALSVDIAGLKVGILKQLLGDGVHPSVKRCVLAAVEVLMSLGVLCEEVSLPTLDYSLPAYYLLAMSEASSNLARYDGLRYGFRIDEERDWNAVYSRSRKLGFGEEVRRRIILGTYALSAGYFDRYFLKSLKVATLVRRDFDRAFKQFDLLIGPTMPIPPFRLGEKIRDPLSLYMCDINTVSVNLAGLPAISLPCGFTEGLPVGAQLIAPPYREDLAFKVAYAFEKNTSYHELMPPL, encoded by the coding sequence ATGAAACTTTCCAGTCTAAATGCCTGCGGTCTACTGCGGCTAATCCTATCACGTGAAGTCTCTGCCGAAGAGGTTGTAGCATCCGTTTATGAGAGGATAGAGGAGGTAGAGAAGAGAATTCGCGCTTTCATAACCCTGCCCAAAGAGGCAGCCTTCCAGCGGGCGCGTGAAATTGACGAGAAGATTAAAAAGGGTGAGAAAATAGGCCGCCTAGCAGGATTGCCCATAGCGGTAAAGGATAACATCTGCACGAGAGGTATCAAGACTACTTGCGCCTCCAAGATGCTTGAGAGTTTCATCCCCCCTTACGATGCCACCGTCGTAGAAAAGATAACAGCTGAGGATGGAATCATAATCGGAAAGACGAATATGGACGAGTTCGCCATGGGCACCTCCACGGAGACCAGCTACTTCGGCCCAACATGCAACCCATGGGATACTACCCGCGTTCCAGGGGGATCTTCCGGAGGGAGCGCCGCCGCCGTAGCCAGCGGAGAGGCAGCTCTTGCGTTGGGAAGCGACACCGGCGGCTCCATAAGATGCCCTGCAAGCTTCTGCGGTACCGTCGGGCTCAAGCCCACCTACGGACTAGTCAGCCGTTACGGTCTTATCGCTTATGCTAACAGCCTTGAGCAGATCGGCCCCCTCGGTAGGACTGTAGCTGACTGTGCGCTTTTACTCGAAGTGATCGCCGGCCGCGACTTTAGAGACTCCACCTCTGTAGAGAGCAAGGGAGGATACCTTGGTGCTCTATCGGTCGATATTGCCGGTTTAAAAGTGGGCATCCTAAAGCAACTCCTAGGCGATGGTGTTCATCCTAGTGTGAAGAGATGTGTCCTGGCAGCTGTGGAGGTTCTTATGAGCTTAGGTGTCTTATGCGAAGAGGTTTCGCTGCCCACGCTCGATTACTCGCTGCCAGCTTACTACCTCTTAGCAATGTCTGAGGCAAGTTCAAATCTGGCAAGGTATGATGGGCTGAGATATGGCTTTAGGATTGATGAGGAAAGGGATTGGAACGCCGTTTACTCGCGAAGTAGGAAGTTGGGGTTCGGCGAAGAGGTTAGGCGGCGGATAATTCTGGGAACCTACGCTCTCTCCGCAGGATACTTCGATCGCTACTTCTTAAAGTCCCTTAAGGTAGCTACCCTAGTTAGGCGGGACTTCGATCGCGCCTTTAAACAATTTGACCTATTGATTGGACCCACTATGCCCATCCCTCCTTTTAGGCTTGGAGAGAAGATCCGAGACCCCTTATCCCTTTACATGTGTGATATTAACACGGTCTCCGTCAACTTGGCCGGGTTGCCAGCCATATCCCTCCCCTGCGGTTTCACTGAGGGGTTGCCGGTAGGTGCCCAACTTATAGCGCCCCCCTACCGGGAGGATTTAGCCTTCAAGGTTGCATACGCTTTCGAGAAGAACACATCCTATCATGAGCTCATGCCTCCTTTGTGA
- the gatC gene encoding Asp-tRNA(Asn)/Glu-tRNA(Gln) amidotransferase subunit GatC codes for MDKLVTKDQVEHIAWLARIELSEEDKELFARQLNEILEYFQKIDQIDTEGIPPTIHVLDIFNIFRSDEVSPSLSVEAALSNASQSKGGYFKAPRIV; via the coding sequence ATGGATAAGCTGGTAACCAAAGATCAAGTTGAGCATATCGCTTGGTTGGCGAGAATTGAACTCTCTGAAGAGGATAAAGAACTCTTCGCTAGGCAACTCAATGAAATACTTGAGTATTTTCAGAAGATAGACCAGATCGACACGGAGGGTATCCCTCCAACTATCCATGTGCTGGATATTTTTAACATATTTAGAAGCGACGAAGTGTCGCCTTCTCTGAGTGTGGAGGCAGCCTTAAGCAACGCCTCTCAAAGCAAAGGAGGCTACTTCAAAGCGCCGAGGATCGTATAG